The genomic interval ACCACCTTAATTTCCTGAACACACCAAATACTATAAggggataaaataaaattatcaaatatgagcacatcaaaaagaaaaacctcAAATTATTCTGAACatctttgttttgaatgatCCCTAATTTAGCTATATTATAATGCCAAAGTTCCAATAAAGCATTTTATTTTCCTCACCTTTTCTAAAATATGAAACCTAGGAATTGATGCCTAAAATTGCAAGCTCAATTTCTACCGGAGCCATCAttcaaattgatattatatCACATTTATTTTTGACTTAATTCGTTTATGCTTTATATAAGTAAAAGACAACATTCTTAATATATTACTTTCTTATTACATTTAAGGAGGAGAATTTAACATGTAGATATGTATTCTTAGTTACGTATTGATTTTGGACTATTAACTAGAGTTgttaaaatgggtcacaacttGCAGGTTAACTCAGCCTACCATAAGTTTAGGTCGggttagatttgaaaaaattgtatttctttATATCGGTCAGATTTCAAATCGGCTCATTTAAATCCGGTTCATGTGGGTGAAACCCGTGGTGGGCTAGGTTGATCCACCgatccacctacctaattttattttattaaaatttaattttaattttataaaaaagtatttattatttttttttgtttgaaaaaattatttaagttctctattttcaaaattaattaaacattggagtgaaatttgggagtgaaagttgtttagatttgaattataaaaaagttgtaatttcttttatttaaaaaaatgtaattaagtgaaccaatgagtcaacccgtttacccactaACCCGTGACGAGTCAGGctgggttcgaatttttcttgctcgctaataaatgagtcgggttggctcactaagtgaccaacccgtggtaaGCCGGACCGGATCAGGCCGGGTTTCCGTTTTGACGACTTTACTATTTACTATCATTAAACAAATAAGACAAAACATGAAGATTATGGCTTGCCAACCAACTTTGATTACACTCGAAGTTAAGCATTGGGTTAAGGTTTTGTAAAGTCTTACAATGTGAGAAAGTAAagtttattgatgaatattgaTTAATGTTGACTAATTAAGCCTTCCATGTACTTACTTTATGCATTAGATAATGGCCTAgcaacaaataatataaaggTAATAATCATGGTTCATCATCtagataaaagaataatttcaaTGAGAACATGATATTAAAAAGGTCAAAATCATGAGTTTTTACCATACACCAttggagagaagaaaagaagttgtttcccatatataaaaagaaaacgtAACGCGCTGTTTTTAACATCATTGGTAAGAATTTAGATATGcctaaaaatttatatatgcatACTTATAATTATTGATATCATTGTTACGTACCCACTGTTAATAAAGAGGGTTGATCAAAGGTTATTTTTAAGAGAATTATTGAAGATTGGTATGCTTTAAACCAATGTTAGAAACAATTTTACTAcaagaatattatattttgttaattagttttagtttctattagtgtataaaacattttttgtcataatatattatatcggttcaaatatatagtatataaaaCCTTATAAACAACGAGgttttatatattgattaaagCTAAAATTAAGTATGATGACATTGTTTTAAAGGATTGTAGAATGTTTAGATGCAAGTTTTAagagtcaaaaaaatttaatttaagagaataataaaaatgattaattaagtttaaattataatttttagaacGAGTGAAATGATTAAATAAGTTATGTGGTTTGTTTGTTCAGAGTATTTAGATCATGTATAGAGGTATTGGTTTTAACTttcattaataatgttttaaattggggtgattttttttttttttaagtgtgtCACTTTTTGGATTGAGATTCAATATCTAGtacttatatattaaatgtaataagTTACCTTCTTAccttaaatttgtatttatgagttttaaaataattttttaattaatattgatctAATTATAATGCAATAGTTGATAAACATACTTTGTTGGTAAGTTTGATCATTATTACATAAACAAATTTCGTttgttcttttattaatatttgtccAATTTTTAGATAAACTATTTCAGGAGGTGTTAAAGTAAATTGTCTGATTAACGGTTGGTCGgataatcatataatattagaaatatgtaggattctaaaaaatttaactaacatactaatgaaaattatcagttaaattataattttgaaaataagtaaaatgatTAAACAAGTTATAtagttgattttattaaaacatgtgGTTAACATAATATTGGTTATACTCTACTTAGATACCTCAATGTGGAATTCCTTATATTATAGGCAATTTTCTGtataaaatcacataattgtttTCTATGGAAATAAAGAGGTGACAAAAGTAGCTTGTTaagcttttaattttcatgaaCATTACTAGATAGAGGATGCTTTCTATAAAGTGAAACATCTACTTAATTCTAACTTAAGTGTTCtttgtgaaataaaatttgagctttatttgaaaaaaaaaatgcaataaatcattcaaatgcaaatctaaaaattaaatatagttttaactTAGTTTTGAGTGTCATGACTTATATCGTCTTCGATTAAATGGATCTAAGATggattaattacaaaaaaaagacatatcaattcattttttcattttaagaaaacatatattttttattttaatcaaattactTTAATGATAAACAACTTTGtttgatttgataaatttgataaaaaacatcaaatattatcaaccaatgaaaaacaaaattatattggtttgtttttttttaagagtatcttattttaatataaacaaattaagaaagattaataaataagtgtacataaaatataataataaaatgataataataataaattaaacaatacaaaaatattttcaattcataaataattgaaaaaaatatataatattgaaaatttaataaataatgaacaTTTATTTAAACCAGAAGGCAAAGTTTTAAATTgaacttattttgaaattgtaattttcAGTTATAACTATGAATTTGTCTTAGTTACAATATTCATTAGtaaaacaaatttgtttaatttttgagaaaaaaatatgtcgAAATATATAAGTATAACAATTTCTCCCAAAATTAAggataattttgtaaatatactCCGAAtagttaaaacattaaatataaaaaaggattagatatatttttagatgaattttttttatatttaaattaatatagtttgcccatcaaacttttaaaaaatgagtaaatataattttttaatttaaatttattttcttttcattgtaaacaatttttaaaaatgacgTTTGAACTAGAACGTGTCTAActatagaaataatttaaatgttaattcaAAATGTTATTTGATAAGTCTCAAAAGTTATTGGATAAGAATGTAAGCAATTAAAATGTCAATCTTAAACGCTATTtaatgcttaaaaatatttaacgcaataaaataaaaaagattatatttatttattttaaatttaagatcaTATAATAGATTCAAATACGaatgaattataatttcatattaaaatttagaaactaaaagtatatttgacttacataaaaatagtaaaatattaataattttaaaataaaaatgtgacattaaaaattaatagttaataattaacattaataggGGACGATTTtcgttttagtccctctttcatacaatttagtctttcaactttaaaaaactcttgttttagttctttttaaatgaaacaacaaataaagttaaaaaaaaaaatttgataaaaatgactaaaaccagagttttttaaagttgaaagattaaattatatttgaaagatagactaaaaccaaaatcgccccaaaatatagggagtaaaagtatatttaacccttccatttttaatgattaatttatcTAGATTCCGgcattatttttaaagttttaccAATggctaatttatattttacagaaaaaatatataaaagtttctttatataaaaatacatcaTTTCTAATTATCTAGATTTAAAAAGTTAGTAAAAAgaagatttaataaaaaagtattatactgacaaatgataaaacataaaagaaaaaaaaaagaaatttatttagttgtaaagcaataaaaatatataaataaatgaaaatatgaaaccaagatattaaaatataggcttaataccgcttttggtctctagttgggaggttttgttcaatatggtcctaccttctTTTTTTactaacaattgatcccactttttgaaaaaactattcaattgactcctttttggttacgacgtcaattttctaacgatgttggttacgacgtcaataagttctttcatgcattcacctatccaaatgttattttaacagtcctgacataatgttatgttaaagatcatgtcatcatcgtatacaaaaaggactataataaacaatttaaacttgaatatgaatcactatgaacaaaaaagactcaattgaacaattttttcaaaagatgagatcaattgttatgaaaaaaaaaagtagaaccATATTAAATaaaccctcccaaactagggaccaaaagtgATATTAAGCCCATAGAATTCGAAAATATAAAGGTGTTTAGgtcatcttaaaaaaataatgtattaaagcATTCATAAAaaggaataatatatatttatggttacttttgtaatgttatattgaataaataaatatattagtaaataCAGAAGGTTTAAACAACAATATAGTTACAATTTCGAAAGaaacattgaaaaacaaataactcCTCATatgaatattgtttaaaatcatttttaccttttaacatgaaattgagtaataatatccatttttaattatatgtatatcTGTCTCATCTATATTTTCATACTCGTCTTAACTTTCatctcaatttaaattattacaatattcataatttattaggtaatataatatatataaaaaaaatatatctaacatttttttttctttcatccaaGTTGTttgacttattttatttttatgtctactcacatttatcaataattttaaaacagaaCATTTCCCATAAAATATTTGaccaacaatttttattatctctTAAAAGTTAAACcagttaatattgaaatttttttcttatcacgttttcttatatttgaataattttggtttttttaatgCGATTTCatcaaatgatatattaaattattactaagacacattttttttttaatatttgtatttattgttttaatatttttttaattaattatacatttttatatataatttcactAAATagtatatcaaattatttttaagataaacatttaattattttcacttctttttgatatttttattagttattgaaacatttacaatattattttaatgaattattatataattatttttattttttaattcattatgtgtaattttattgttatatgaacatttcatttattataatataataaatataataacttgTATATGAAAAATTggtgtttttattattagtttagtctttatcttttatactatttttattaatgtaatttatagaaagaaattaaaaagatatttaaaatatttgtaaacattaataattgtttttcataatttttaaaaaatattttttaattttattaattttgttttattaactttttcgaacttaataaataatttaattctcataacatttcattttgtactttaatttgaaatttgaaatataaataattgtaaatccattttaaatatttgatattaaaaaaatatttgacatttaaaaaaataaaaaataaatctatttgataatattatatttcttttattataaattctttattttttatcttttatgaaaaataattaattgatatttaaataataagaaaacatatataaacatgATCTAATATATCatgaaaataagaataagataaaaatgtgaaaattagaataagataaaaatgttatatctGTTAGTAAGAGGAGTATttgataaactttttctttGGCGATGATATAAGATAATAAAACCCCATTGCCATcttaataaatatacaatagaaattttaaaaattcttattgaaaacctttttaattatacttttcttTACTCACATGAATAACTAGATgtcatttactttatttttaaaaagataatggacgaggaagaaaaaaaatattcaatgtaatttaattcactgactctaaattaaaatacattaatttattatatctttaacTTAATAccatattatcattaaaaattctTTCAATTATACATCCATCTTTTCAGTATATCTTCTCACAATATGATACTAAATATCATCTATTTCATTCCATGGTTCCCATTTTCTAGCAAAAAGGTACCTAAAAATTTGTGTCCATTATGCTGTTGTTGCAgagtttatttttcattaaattttaaacaacagTCAAAATAATGTACTTACAACAAtagtcatttatttatttttgaaatatcagCTAAATCTTttgtatgaaaatttttaaacataatcTACATTATAAAAATCTACCTTTTGTATCCATGGCTGCATCAGTTAATTTGGTATAATTGTTAAGTGATGCAAACATGAAAGTTCAATATCTAAATTTCCTGCTACAGCATATAGAAGGTAAAGAGTGATAAAAAACTCTTTCACTTGCACAACACATAAACAACAAGAacaccaaacaaaaataatctgTATATTCGATTACAAAAGCTAAGGCAAGCTTAGTGAAATTGTCATTACAGACTATGAATGGTGGGGACTAATGATCTAAGATTCTCATCACAGACTTAgctcaaaacaaaatcaaaaacccCCCACAAAAAGAACAGCTATAAGATTATATCTAGATCTCACTGGAAAGAAAACACTAAGGTGGTGTAATATATGCATgtcaagaagaaagaaaatagttgCAGTATCAACTTCTATATCTGCCAGATATATTACAGAAAATGAAGTCAACCCCATATTAATGGGTGAGAAATGTTAGTAGTGAACAACTTATCCCTAACCTTTAGTTCTCATAATGGTGATGCTACCTTTTCCCCCTTCAGTGCGAATTTTTGTTTTACCAACCACAGGCTTCCCTGAGAAGGCTGACTTGGGGTAAGCAGATGGATCATCACCACTTTGCTTTGATTTCGACTGTGCCGGCGTCCGAATGCGCTGGTTTATTTCCTTCAGAGTTACATCTCCATGGGCACCACTTGGTTTAATGAAGGCAAATGGATATGCCACAGAAGAGGCAAGTTTGGTAGGAGTATGTATAAAAGATTTCCTACCTACACATGAAAAAGAAATCTGAATTAGTGTTCATGTCTAAGAATGTCTTCAAGGATGATGTCTGAAGCAGGTACAAGGTAATGTTGCTTCACCATATTCTGGTGCAAAACTATCACACATTGGCCTATACATCATATAACATATTATATCTCACAATCCCCCTTTTGGATACTGTTTCTAAGAAAGTGGTGCCTAATCTCTATATGCTTAGTTCTAGAGTGCATAATGGGATTCTTAGTAAGATTGATGGCACTGGCGTTATCACAATTAAGAGCTTGTTTTGATAGTCATTCAATGACGGGGCAACACTAAACCTTTGCTGAGGGTGTCCCTATCAATAGACTTCCTTTATTTACTGGTGAAAACTATGCTTTTTAGAAATTCAGAACGCAAATTTTAATGGAATCGGTTGATAGTGAGATTTGAGAAACTGCCACAAATGATCCAAATGGGCCTATACATCATATAGCATACAAGCAGATACTTGGTACATTTAACCCTGAAGAATGATTATGCCAAGAAAAATGTCAAACCTTTGATGATAATATTACGGGTGGTTCGAGGAACATGATGCATTTGAACTGCACTTTCTTGACGTGATGGTGTGATGGTCGTACTAAGCTCTGCaggtgtaaaaaaatattttgaatacaACCCATAGAGGAAAGGGTAAAAGAATGAaggaagaaacaaaattagCAAACAATAGTGGGTAGAAACAATGTCACCTACCTGCAACATCAATTTGAACATCATCTGCCCCAGAAAAATTCCTGAGTCAAAACATATAATCGTCAGATTATATTTTGCATAGCAAAATATCCGAAACAAATCATTGGTCCAAAGAAGCATACAATTCATCAGGACTGAAATCCATCTCAGCATCATTGAAGTACTCTGCCAGCCACGTTTCGGTCGATTCCAGGTTCACATAATCAGATGCAGATGCATTTCCTACTGTGTAATCTATAACGAATGGGGGAACATGAGCAATAATATAGAAGTAAATTATAGAGGATATCAcctagtaaaatataaataaaatcctGCCAGAGGTAAACCTGATGTGCCTGACATCCATTGTGACACTTCTGGAAAAATATCCTTAGCTGGTTCTTTCCCCTGCATACGTAATGAAGTAAATGGCATATATTAAGGAAAAACCACAAGAAAAGAATCAAGAATCAAGATAGAGTCTTCCCAATATTTAGGGATAGTTACAACTAATCACAAAGAGGACCAAAGCAAAACAGAAATCTACCCTAAATATTATCACttgaaacaatataaaaagattCAAGCACACACATCTTTAATAAATTCTGGTATCACATAGGATTAATTAACACTCATCCTAAATGTTTAAGTTTACAGTACTCTACATCATGTTATTACACTCatcatgatattaaaatatacattcaCTGGAAATAAACTCCAACTAGTAGCTGAATCCATGGAAGGTGGTAAGAAGACAAAGTGTtaagtaattttgaaatttcatctAGGATGGTTATGAAGTCTCGCATCAGTAAAAATGTTGATCGAATAGAAAGAACAAGGATAAGTGACTTTAAGTCAAGGCATTGaagatattatttattcttttatcaatCATCAATGAAATGTTAATATCAGCATATAATTTACTTGAGGAAAAGTTCAAATATTTGCAAGTTTTTGAACAATAAGAAAATCTGTATTTCACAAGTCCTTTATATAGCGTTAGAACCATCCAACAAACTATGAATGTAAAAAGTTAATCGCATAAAACTGCTGTGAGCACTGACATTTTGAAGATATGACAAAGGCATCTCTTCATTGGATAGTGACTGATCACTATCTTGGCTGTTAAACTGTAGCATCCGGCGCCTCTTAGCTTGAGAATAAGTCTCTCTGCATTCCTCATCTTCCTTTTGCATATTATTTGAATCTAAAATCAACCATTGTTTGGATTAGAAATGGAAAACTAATAACAACCACCATAAggaaaatacaattgatcaatTAGCATCATCCAATGTCAAGACCATGTTCATTCCAGAGAATCATCTTACCACAATTATTGACATTATATGCCAAATCACCACAAGCCTTAACTGGGGTTGTTTCATCCTCCAACATGTAGGAAAGATCTTCTTTATTTTGAGGCACATCATTCCACAGATCTTCTGAAATTTCTGCTCAAAACAACACATTTCCCTCATGCATTGACTCAGTAGAAGTTACTAAAGATTCAGGAAAACTTACCAAAGTCAGAAGTCTTATCAAGACTATAATTCTCCCCTTGCCAATCCCATGGCTCTCTAGCTCCACTAAGAACAAGAAAAGACAAGTGTCATTGTTACTAAGCAACATTGGCAAAGATTAACCAACAGAGGACATAAAAAGAGAtagaaaacacaaaagaaatcCCCAATTCAAGAGCCAAAGTAAAAATCCCATTCCATAATTCACCTCAGTCCTCAAACAATGTTTGTacacattattattaatacCATAGACAAAGGGAAGATTGACAACATGGAAAACTGAAGCAATTACCAccaaaaaaatggttaaaacgGAACAATCAGATTACATATTAGAAATCATATCCAATGAATAACAGAAAaagcagaaaagaaaaaggagcaaaaatgaaaagaaaaaatcaacaGAAAAATAGGGTAAAAAAGATGACCCACCAATTTAATCAAACAAGACCACATCCCTCATCCTACATTCTTTATCCATATCCcaaaaaacatcaaacaatcTCCAGAGCAAATCAAAACCACACACaccagaagaaaaaaaaaaagaaacagccCAATCAACTGCCATCATCTTCAATCACTTATTCCAATAAGCAAAACCAAAATGTACCAAGCAACAGCAACACAAACAACCCCAGAAGCAACACAACAAGGTTGTCTCcaaaagcaaataaattaaGGTAAAGAAAAACACAGACCCACCGTCAAAAAACAAATcactacaacaacaacaacaacagaaaTTCATAAAGCAAAACACATGAACAacacagcaaaaaaaaaaaagaaaaccccaCAACTCCAATCACAAAAATGCACCTCCCAAACCCACTTAAAACCCACCATCCGAACCAATCAcaaccaaaattaaaagaaagaaaatgaaaacagataaacaagaaacacaaagagagagaaatttaCCCCTCATTGTTGTTATAATCCATCTCACCTAAGAACAACCAAACTCCCCAATCACTCACTGATCAGAGAGAAGCAGAGAGTCTCAACttttttcttatacttttttTCTCACAACACAAACCACAAAAGTAACCGTTAAAGAGAGATCGGTTGTGGGGTGTGCCTTATAAACTGAAACACAAGTCAGTCCACTCTGCCTCTGCTTGAGATGTGTGCTGTGCAGTgctccatatatatataaatattttttttttatcatcatatatatatatataaatattttgaccTTATTTTACCAAATCtacaattttctttcttaatttttgtcaacgtaaatttgatttttttagtgtttaattatttgtaattttgttcaACCGTCATTagtatttcttcttttctttaaatgtgATAtaatgaaaatggaagaaaaatgtatggcatttgtttctttttttacagAACTTGCTTCtatattaatgaatattataacttaaaaacaaattataataagtgaaaatagaagaaaaggaTATGATATTAGTGGATTTTATACAGAATTGATGAAGTTGCTACCATAGGATTGAAATTATAACTtctcttcaaaaataatattatacgaTACagtaaaaatagaagaaaaggatatgatatttttagatttttctttttgtaaattatAACTTTCAAACGTTAATCTTATAGATAATTCACATATCAATGAACTAAAAttgtttaaacaaaattaagaattgtttaaaaagtgaaattagaaaaagaattaaaatagaaattacaaactttataaattaaacacatgttttgatatcaaaccAAAGTCCAAAAACATTGCCGACCCTTTCACCGTTTCCTACATATCCTAGTTAGCTTTTTCTAATTTTCCggttttttgtattattttttacttattcaATGTCCTTTCAgcattaattaattcattaaaaagtGGAAAATACagaaagtaaaaggaaaagggaaaagaaagaaataattagaTGAATATAAATTGTGCGTCGTGTATTTTGAATCGATGTAATGAGTCGTTGTATAGTCACGAAGAAAGAgaatatggtaaaaaaaaaaaaaagaaaatattcataattcataaatttctttataattataataactacTATTGTAGGTTGTAGGCTTTAGATTTTCTCCTAGTCTAGTAGgtcaaattttagaaataaaaatataagaaatactttaatatattgagtgaatactttttctttatattaattaatacgTATAcgtatttataagttttttattctttgataataaacttaaataacagaaaatatattcatttggAAATAAATACTTGACTATCAATCTTAGGTTCTTTGTTTAGTACTTAGGAAACATAAgaaactaataattatattaagtttaaggataatgatatttaaacaacatttttttgacaacatttgaacattgattacgtgtcattctgtgattgattcTACATTACTTCATAATAGTggttatgattattattattgattgtggagtaatttaggatcaatcacagaatgacacgtaatcaatgttcaaatgttgtcaaaa from Vigna radiata var. radiata cultivar VC1973A chromosome 9, Vradiata_ver6, whole genome shotgun sequence carries:
- the LOC106773733 gene encoding protein XRI1; its protein translation is MDYNNNEGGAREPWDWQGENYSLDKTSDFEISEDLWNDVPQNKEDLSYMLEDETTPVKACGDLAYNVNNCDSNNMQKEDEECRETYSQAKRRRMLQFNSQDSDQSLSNEEMPLSYLQNGKEPAKDIFPEVSQWMSGTSDYTVGNASASDYVNLESTETWLAEYFNDAEMDFSPDELNFSGADDVQIDVAELSTTITPSRQESAVQMHHVPRTTRNIIIKGRKSFIHTPTKLASSVAYPFAFIKPSGAHGDVTLKEINQRIRTPAQSKSKQSGDDPSAYPKSAFSGKPVVGKTKIRTEGGKGSITIMRTKG